The stretch of DNA TGGCAAGGCCGCCCGCCCGGCCGTGGCGCCGGCCATCAAGGCCGCCTTCCGCGGTCCCTTGGTGCTGAATTCCGACTATGACGGCCCGAAGGCGCAAGCCGCCCTCGACGAGGGCCGCGCCGACGCGATCGCCTTCGGCCGCACCTTCATCGCCAATCCGGACCTGCCGGAGCGGATCGCCAAGGGCGCGGCCCTCAACAAGGACAACTACAAGACCTGGTACAGCCAGGGCCCCGAGGGCTACATCGATTATCCGACTCTCGACGCCGCCTGAGGCGTCGGGCCGCCGGCCGGACCGGGTCGCGGGTGCGACGCACCATGATCCGGCTTGACGAGCGGCCCGGCGTTTGCGACGCCGCTCGGCGCCTGCCCGGCGGGCAGGCGCCGTTCCGCCGTCACGCGGGGCGGCATCATGGCGGCACGCGGAGACGACGCGCATGAGCAACCCGGGCAACACCTCGCCGGCCACCTCCCAGGAGCCGAAGCAACTCCTCCACCTGGTGTTCGGGGGCGAGCTGACCGACCTCGACAGCGTCACCTTCCGCGACCTCTCGAAGCTCGACGTGGTCGGCATCTTCCCCGATTATGCCAGCGCCGCGATGGCCTGGAAGGCGAAGGCGCAGCAGACCGTCGACAGCGCCCAGACCCGCTACTTCATCGTGCATCTCCACAAGCTCCTGCAGCCCTGAGGCGAGCGGCGGCACTCTTTCGGACGAGTGTTTGCACAGGAACGCAGGGGTGCCGCGCGATCGCGCGTGCATGAAAGCATTGTGACGGTATCCCGGCGCTGGTAAGAGCGTCGCCCGTCACACGAGAGCATCGTCGCGCGAGGGGCCCGCAACTGCGCGAAGCTCGATGCGATCTCCCCTCCCCCCGGCGCGCGCGGCCTTCGACCGCGCGGCAGCGCCGGGGCTCTTCGCGCGGGCACGATGGAAGCACGATGAAATCCTCGATCAAGATCGTCGCCGGCAATGCGAGCCGCCCGCTGGCCGAGGCGATCGCGGCCTATCTCGAGAAGCCGCTGGCGGTCTGCTCGGTGCGCCGCTTCGCCGACATGGAGATCTTCGTCGAGCTCCAGGAGAACGTGCGCGGCGAGGACGTCTACATCGTCCAGTCGACCTCGTTCCCGGCCAACGATCACCTGATGGAACTGCTCATCATGATCGACGCCGCGCGGCGCTCCTCGGCGCGGCGGATCACCGCCGTGCTGCCCTATTTCGGCTATGCCCGCCAGGACCGGCGCACCTCGGGCCGTACCCCGATCTCGGCCAAGCTCGTCGCCAACCTCATCACCGAGGCCGGCGCCGACCGGGTGATGACCCTCGACCTGCATGCCGGCCAGATCCAGGGCTTCTTCGACATCCCGACCGACAACCTGTTCGCCGCGCCCGTGATGGTGCGCGACATCAAGGAGCGGATGGACCCCGCCGACATGATGGTGGTGTCACCCGACGTCGGCGGCGTGGTCCGCGCCCGGGCGCTCGCCAAGCGCATCGACGCGCCGCTCGCCATCGTCGACAAGCGCCGCGACCGGCCCGGCGAGTCCGAGGTGATGAATATCATCGGCGAGGTCGAGGGCCGCTCCTGCATCCTCGTCGATGACATCGTCGATTCGGGCGGCACGCTGGTCAACGCCGCCGAGGCCCTGCTCGCCAAGGGCGCCAAGGACGTCTCGGCCTACATCACCCACGGCGTGCTCTCGGGGGGCGCGGTGTCGCGCATCGCCTCCTCGAAGCTCAAGGAGCTGGTGATCACCGATTCGATCCAGCCGACCGCCGCGGTCAAGCTCGCCCGCAACATCCGGGTCGTCACCATCGCGCCGCTGCTCGGCGAGGCGATCGGGCGCACCGCCGAAGAGTCGAGCGTCTCGAGCCTGTTCGTCTGAGACACGGAGGCCCGTCGCCCGGTCGGCGGCGGGCCATTCCTTCGACCGAGGCGACGACAGCCGGCCCTGCGATCTCGTCTTGGTCGGGAAAGCTGTTCGCCTGCGAAAGCGGTTTGCGCCGGGCCTGAGACGCGCCTATATATCGGGCGATTCCCTCACAGCGTGAGACAGGCCGTCCTGATCATCCCGGGACGCCGGCGGGGCCCACCAGGCTCCGCCCCGGGCGCCCTGTCGCCGGCGAGGGGCCCGTGTTTGTATTGTGGCCGCCTCCCGGACGGGCGGCCGTCGCGCTCCCGAGGGGAGCGCCCCGAGGAGGTGTGGAATGTCCCAGGGACCGTTGATGCCGAAGGCGACGGCCGTCTGGCTCGTCGAGAACACGTCGCTGTCCTTCGATCAGATCGCCGATTTCTGCAAGCTCCACCCCCTCGAGGTGAAGGGCATCGCCGACGGCGAGGTGGCGGCCGGCATCAAGGGCCTCGACCCGGTCTCGACCGGCCAGCTCACCCGCGAGGAGATCGAGCGGGCGCAAGTCAACCCGAACCACCGCATGAAGGTCGCGGTCTCGAAGGTGAAGCTGCCCGAGGTGAAGCGCACCAAGGGCCCGCGCTACACCCCGCTGTCGCGCCGCCAGGACCGGCCGAACGCCATCCTGTGGCTGCTGCGCAACCACCCGGAGCTGAAGGACGCGCAGGTGATGCGCCTCGTCGGCACTACCAAGTCGACGATCCAGCAGATCCGCGAGCGCACCCACTGGAATTCCGGCTCGCTGCAGCCGATGGACCCGGTGACCCTCGGCCTGTGCTCGCAGATCGACCTCGATTTCGAGGTCCAGCGCTCCGCCAAGGACCGCCCGGTGATGGAGCCCGGCGAGGGCGGCGCCACCCTGATGCCGCCGGAGCTCTCGGTCCTGCCCGAGCCCGAGGATCACGACGCCGATCGCCGCCCCGGCCGCGGCGACGAGCGCCTCGACGCGGATTCGGTCTTCGCCCGCCTCAAGCCGATGCGGAAGGGCGGCGAGGACGAGGACGACGACGAGTATTGAGATCGCAAGGGGAGCGGCCGTTCCGCGAGACGGGACGGCTGGTGCCCTCGGAAGGATCGGGGCGGTGTCCGATTGCAGAGGCGATCGGGCGCCGCCCTTTTTTGTCTTGTGCTATATCGCGCTCAGAGACTTGCAGGCTCAGCGCCATTTATCTGGCTCTATAGTCTCAACACCCTCCGCGTCATTCCGGGCTCCGCTTACGCGGCCCCGGAATGACGCGGAGGGTTCGAAATCTGTAGAGATCGGCGAATCGTCTGTCAGAGGCTCGCCCGCTCGGCTTCCCGCAAGACCGCCGCCGGGATGGCGGAGACGTGCTCGCCTTGCGCCCCCCGTCCGAGCGCATCGCCCACCATCACGATCGCCGGCCCCTCCAGCCCCGCCGCCTCGACCCGGTCGGCGAGATCGCGGGCCTGCCCCTGCACCACCGCCTGGTCGGGCCGGGTGGCGTTGAACACCACCAGGGCCGGGGTCGCGGGCGGCAGGCCCTCGGACACCGCCTGCGCCAGCAGGGTGCGCAGGGTGCGCTTGGGCATGTAGATCACCGTCGTGACGGTGGGATCGGCCAGCGCGGCCCAGTTCAGGTCGTCGGGCAGGGCGCCGCGGCGGTCGTGGCCGGTGACGTATTGCAGGCGGCGCGCCGCGTCGCGGTGGGTGAGCGAGATGCCAAGCGACGCCGCCGCGCCTTGCGCCGCCGTGACGCCGGGCACCACGGTCACCGGGATGCCGGCCTCGCGGCAGGCATCGATCTCCTCGCCGGCCCGGCCGAAGACCAGGGGGTCGCCGGATTTGAGCCGCACCACGCGCTTGCCGCTTCCCGCCAGCGACACCATCAGGGCATTGATGTCGTCCTGGCGGCAGGACGGACCGTGGCCGGTCTTGCCGACCAGCATCGTGCGGGCCTCGCGCCGGGCGTAATCCAGGATCTCCGGCGCGACGAGGTCGTCGTACAGGATCACGTCGGCGCTGCGCAGGGCCCGCAGGGCCTTGAGGGTGAGCAGTTCGGCATCACCCGGGCCGGCTCCGACCAGGACCACGCTGCCGCCTTTCTGGGCGGCGTCGCTCTCGGCGAGCAGCGCGTCGAGGTCGGCCCGGACCGGCGCCCGCTCCGGGTTGGCGAAGGCGAGATCGGTGAAGCGCTCCCAGAACGCCCGGCGCTCGCCGAAGACGTGGTAGCGGGCGCTCACCTCCGCGCGCCAGTCGCGGGCGGCGGCCACCCAGGTCTTGAAGCCGGCCGGCAGCATCGCCTCGATCCGGGCCCGCACGGTCTGGCCGAAGACCGGAACCGCGCCCTCGGTCGAGATGCCGACGACCAGCGGCGAGCGGTTGACGATGGCGCCGAACGACACGTCGCAGAGATGCGGCCGGTCGATGGCGTTGACGATGGCGCCCGCCGCGCGGGCGGCGCCTACGAAGCATTCGCACTCGCCCTCGTCCTCGAAGGCCGCGATGGCGAAGGCGGCCCCCTCCAGGTCGGCCGGCGACCAGTCGCGTTCATGCAGCACGACCTTGCCGGCCACCGCCTCGGCGGGGGCGCCGCGCATCTCCTCGGTCGGTTCGGGGGCGAACACGTCGACATGGGCGCCGGCGGCGGCCAGCAGCTTCACCTTCCAGGCCGCGCCGCCATTGGCCCCGGCGAGCACCGCGCGCTTGCCGGTGAGCGTCACGAAGACCGGCAGCACGGCCAGGGGCTCGAGGCCCGGGGAGCGGGTCTCGCGGGGGGCACGGGGCGTACGCATGGGACGATGAGTGTCTGATACGAGTCTCGGGAAATCCTGCGTCATCAGATGCGCCTATGCGGGAGCGGGCGCAAGTTCCGCCGCCAGCAGCTTGCGGATCTCAGGGATGCACGAGCCGCAATTGGTGCCGGCCTTGCACGCCGCCCCCACCGCCTCGACCCCGTGCGCGCCGCCCTTGATCGCCCCCCGGATCGTGTCGAGCCCGACCGTGTGGCAGGCGCAGACCAGCGGCCCGGTGCCGGCGCTCTCGGCCCGGCCCGAGATCAGCGCCCGGCGGGCCGAGGGCTCGAGCAGTTCCTGGGTGCGGAAGAACGCCTTGGCGGCGTCCCAGGTCGGGCGCTCGGCGGCGGGCGCCAGGGCCAGCACGCCGAGCAATCGCCGGTCCCGGAAGGCGGCGGCGCGGTAGCGGCCGCGGGCCGGGTCGGCATATTCGCTGAGGGACGCACCGGGGAAGAGGTCGCGCATCAGGGCGGCAGCCTCGGGCACGCCGTCCTGGGCGGCGAAGATCAGGCCGGTCGCGCCCTCCAGGCTCGCCCGCGCCCACCACCAGCCGAAGGGAGCGGCCACCATGTCGCGGGTGATGAGGTAGCCGCGGGAGCGGTAGGGCTCGGGGGCGATCGAGGCCGGGGTCGCCTTCAGCTCCGGCTGGCCCGAGACCGGATCGACCGCGCCCTGCGCCAGCGCGCCGACGCGGCCGTCCGAGGTGTTGGCCTCGCTCCAGTGCATCGGGGCGAACAGCACGCCCGGTTGCGCGCCCGGCGTCACCATGACTTCGAGCACCGCCGCGCCGTGGGCGGTGCGGACGCGGGCGAGGTCGCCGTCGGAAAGGCCGGCCGTCGCCGCATCGTCGGGGTGGATCTCGACGAAGGGGACGGCGCGGTGGGCCGAGAGGCGCGGGCTCTTTCCGGTACGGGTCAGCGTATGCCAGTGATCGCGCACCCGGCCGGTATTGAGGCGCAACGGCAGCGCGTCGCTGGTAGCCTGCGCCAGCGCGGGTTTTTGCACCGCGACGAAGCGGGCCTTGCGGTCGCGGGTGAAGAAGCCGCCATTGGCGAAGAAGCGGGTCTGCGGCGCCTTGGCCTTGCGGGTGAGCGGCCACTGCACGGGTGCTGCCGCGTCGTAGGCGGCGTCCGTGATGTCGGCCAGCCCTCCGAGGTCGAAGTCGCGGGTGCCGCGATTCTCGAACTCGGACAAGGCGGCGTGCTCGCGGAACACCGCCGCCGCGTTGCCCCAGGCGAAGGCCTTGGCATGGCCGAGGCGCCGGCCCACCTGGGCCATGATCCACCAATCGGCCCGCGCCTCGCCGGGGCCTTCAGGAAGGCGCGCTGGCGCGAGATGCGGCGCTCGGAATTGGTCACCGTGCCGTCCTTCTCGCCCCAGGCCAGCGCCGGCAGCAGGATCGCGTTGCGGGCCCGGACCGTGTCGGTGTTCGCCACCACCTCGGAGACCACGTAGGTGTCGAGTTTGGCGAGCGCCGCCCGCACCCGGTCGGCCCGGGGCATCGAGACGGCGGGGTTGGTGCCCATCACCCAGAGCGCCTTGATCTTGCCGCGCTCGATCGCCTCGAAGAGCTGCACCGCCTTCAGGCCCTCGCCGGTGATGATGTTCGGCGCGTGCCAGAACCGGCGCACCAGGTCCACTTCCTCCGGGGTGAAGTGCATGTGGGCGGCCAGCATGTTGGCGAGCCCGCCGACCTCGCGCCCGCCCATGGCGTTGGGCTGGCCGGTCAGCGAGAACGGCCCCATGCCGGGCCGGCCGATGCGGCCGGTGGCGAGGTGGCAGTTGATGATCGCGTTGGCCTTGTCGGTGCCTTGTGCCGACTGGTTCACCCCCTGCGAGGTCGCGGTGACGACCCGTTGCGTGGTGCGAAACAGGGTGAAGAAGGTCTCGACCTCGGCCTCTCTCAGGCCGGTGGCGGCGGCCGTCGCGGCGATGGTCGGGGCGATCTGCCGGGCGCGCTCGAGCGCCGGCTCGAAGCCGGCGGTGTGCTCGGCGATGTAGCGCGGATCGAGGGCGCCGTTGTCCGCGAGATGGACCAGGAGGCCGGAGAACAGGGCGGTGTCGGTGCCGGGCCGGATGCCGAGGAAGAGATCGGCCTCCTCGCCGGTCTGGGTCTGGCGCGGATCGATGGCGACGATCTTCGTCCCGCGCTTCTCCCGCGCGTCGAGCATGCGCCGGAACAGGATCGGGTGGCACCAGGCGGTGTTGGAGCCGACGAGCACCAGGAGGTCGGCCTCGTCCAGGTCCTCGTAGCAGCCCGGCACGGTGTCGGAGCCGAAGGCCCGGCGATGCGCCGCCACCGAGGATGACATGCACAGGCGCGAATTGGTGTCGACGTGCGGCGTGCCGATGAAGCCCTTCGCGAGCTTGTTGGCGACGTAGTAATCCTCGGTGAGCAGCTGGCCGGAGAGGTAGAACGCCACCGAATCGGGCCCGTGCGCCGCGATGGTGCGCTTGAATCCGTCCGCCACCGCATCGAGCGCCGCGTCCCAGGTCGCCCGCCGCCCGGCGATCTCGGGGTGGAGCACCCGGTCGTCGAGGGAGAGGGTTTCGCCGAGCGCCGAGCCCTTCGAGCACAGCCGGCCGAAATTCGCCGGATGCTGCGGATCACCCGCGACGCTCGCGCCCCCCTCCCCGTCCGGCCGGGCGAGCACGCCGCAGCCGACGCCGCAATACGGGCAGGTGGTGCGGACGGGGGCGGCCTCGGGAGTGAGGTCCGGCACGTGCAGGTTCATCGCGGGAGCCTTTCGCCGGGCGTGGGTGGGGGGCCGGTGAAGTGGGGGCAAGCAAGGGGTGGGCCGCCGGGGGCTTGCAGTCCGCTGATCAGCCGAGGAGATCGTCCAGGCTGACCTTGAGAACGGCGGCGACCTTGCGGTAGGTCTCGATCGTACCGTCACGCTTGCCGGTCTCGATCTGCGAGAGATAAGCTTGCGAGAGTTCGGCTTGCTCGGCGAGGGCCGCGGCGCTCAAGCCACGATGCTCGCGCCAGACACGCACCCGGTTCTCGCCCGAGAGCAGGCGGTCGACGATCGCCGCCGGGATCAATTCCTCGTCTCCGACGGCGAGACTGCGACGGAACTCGGCAACGGCGAGGCGGTCGGCATTGTCCTCGGCAATACTCGGACTCATGAAGGGACCTATGAAATTGCTTGAGACGAGCATGGCTTCGCAGCCTGACCTATCGCCTATTTAGCGACTCCCACCCACGGCCTCATCCTGAGGTGTTAGTCGATCGGAGATCGACTAACCTCGAAGGAGGGCTCCAGGAGTCTCGGAGAGTTCTGGAGCCCTCCTTCGAGGCCTCCGCTGCGCTCCGGCACCTCAGGATGAGGTTGCGAGTGGGAAGGGGG from Methylobacterium aquaticum encodes:
- a CDS encoding DUF4170 domain-containing protein, with protein sequence MSNPGNTSPATSQEPKQLLHLVFGGELTDLDSVTFRDLSKLDVVGIFPDYASAAMAWKAKAQQTVDSAQTRYFIVHLHKLLQP
- a CDS encoding DUF1013 domain-containing protein; this translates as MSQGPLMPKATAVWLVENTSLSFDQIADFCKLHPLEVKGIADGEVAAGIKGLDPVSTGQLTREEIERAQVNPNHRMKVAVSKVKLPEVKRTKGPRYTPLSRRQDRPNAILWLLRNHPELKDAQVMRLVGTTKSTIQQIRERTHWNSGSLQPMDPVTLGLCSQIDLDFEVQRSAKDRPVMEPGEGGATLMPPELSVLPEPEDHDADRRPGRGDERLDADSVFARLKPMRKGGEDEDDDEY
- a CDS encoding helix-turn-helix domain-containing protein: MSPSIAEDNADRLAVAEFRRSLAVGDEELIPAAIVDRLLSGENRVRVWREHRGLSAAALAEQAELSQAYLSQIETGKRDGTIETYRKVAAVLKVSLDDLLG
- the cysG gene encoding siroheme synthase CysG, producing MRTPRAPRETRSPGLEPLAVLPVFVTLTGKRAVLAGANGGAAWKVKLLAAAGAHVDVFAPEPTEEMRGAPAEAVAGKVVLHERDWSPADLEGAAFAIAAFEDEGECECFVGAARAAGAIVNAIDRPHLCDVSFGAIVNRSPLVVGISTEGAVPVFGQTVRARIEAMLPAGFKTWVAAARDWRAEVSARYHVFGERRAFWERFTDLAFANPERAPVRADLDALLAESDAAQKGGSVVLVGAGPGDAELLTLKALRALRSADVILYDDLVAPEILDYARREARTMLVGKTGHGPSCRQDDINALMVSLAGSGKRVVRLKSGDPLVFGRAGEEIDACREAGIPVTVVPGVTAAQGAAASLGISLTHRDAARRLQYVTGHDRRGALPDDLNWAALADPTVTTVIYMPKRTLRTLLAQAVSEGLPPATPALVVFNATRPDQAVVQGQARDLADRVEAAGLEGPAIVMVGDALGRGAQGEHVSAIPAAVLREAERASL
- a CDS encoding ribose-phosphate pyrophosphokinase, whose amino-acid sequence is MKSSIKIVAGNASRPLAEAIAAYLEKPLAVCSVRRFADMEIFVELQENVRGEDVYIVQSTSFPANDHLMELLIMIDAARRSSARRITAVLPYFGYARQDRRTSGRTPISAKLVANLITEAGADRVMTLDLHAGQIQGFFDIPTDNLFAAPVMVRDIKERMDPADMMVVSPDVGGVVRARALAKRIDAPLAIVDKRRDRPGESEVMNIIGEVEGRSCILVDDIVDSGGTLVNAAEALLAKGAKDVSAYITHGVLSGGAVSRIASSKLKELVITDSIQPTAAVKLARNIRVVTIAPLLGEAIGRTAEESSVSSLFV